Proteins encoded together in one Lathyrus oleraceus cultivar Zhongwan6 chromosome 5, CAAS_Psat_ZW6_1.0, whole genome shotgun sequence window:
- the LOC127087453 gene encoding probable inactive ATP-dependent zinc metalloprotease FTSHI 2, chloroplastic — MQFFISMSSHCLIHFPPSSSQSSQFLNPKFKRFPKPYKLRSISSRIQTPESENDEKDKIPNNNGLNFLNLSITLTVISASLPQPSAAAVAVKGKKRFTKKVEALTAEELKLWIEGLPVVSERIPYTEIAELKNTGKLKHIVKPSDVELRKHAATVFVVLEDSRVFRTVLPSIESDENFWGLWQDLKVDSICVNAYSPPLKTPEMPLPVLFRIWMCLPFHKPFDSFVNRYLKPKKKSKKELELWKARMELQRQKKEEVTRKAKEMEMIERNARNEKRKKEREKREKRKKEYRQRMLEVKNSSFMNANLWYRMAKDKAVINALGVVFFLIFYRTVVYSYKKQKKDYEDRIKIQKADAEERKKMKALEAESGWTEAGADDDEGEPGEVDENPYLKMTKQFMKSGARVRRAQNRRVPQYLERGADVKFTDVAGLGKIRLELEEIVKFFTHGDMYRRRGLQIPGGILLCGPPGVGKTLLAKAVAGEAGVNFFSISASQFVEIYVGVGASRVRSLYEEARDNAPSVVFIDELDAVGRKRGLIKGSGGQERDATLNQLLVCLDGFEGRGEVITIASTNRPDILDPALVRPGRFDRKIFIPKPGIIGRIEILKVHARKKPIAEDVDYEIVGSMTDGMVGAELANIVEVAAINMMRESRTEITTDDLLQAAQMEERGMLDRKERSKEKWEQVAINESAMAVAAMNMPNFDDIQYITIAPRAGRELGYVRAMLDSFMFSDAMLTRQSLIDHITVQLAPRAADEIWFGKDQLSTIWAETADNARCAARMYLLGGLSDKYHGVSNFWVTDRINEIDLEATRILNLCYERAKEIVQQNKTLIDAMVNELVEKKNLTKEDIVHLVQLHGHKKPVPVSILDIRKAKLRELQEMSSKGREPYKS; from the exons ATGCAATTTTTCATTTCCATGTCTTCGCATTGCCTCATTCATTTTCCTCCTTCATCTTCACAATCATCACAATTCCTAAACCCCAAATTCAAAAGATTTCCAAAACCCTACAAATTACGTTCAATCTCTTCACGAATTCAAACTCCTGAATCCGAAAATGATGAAAAGGACAAAATCCCTAACAACAACGGCCTCAATTTCCTCAACCTCTCTATAACTCTCACTGTTATCTCCGCTTCACTCCCCCAACCTTCCGCCGCTGCCGTTGCGGTAAAGGGAAAGAAACGTTTCACCAAGAAAGTAGAAGCTTTAACTGCGGAGGAGCTCAAGTTATGGATTGAAGGGCTTCCAGTTGTTTCAGAACGCATTCCTTATACAGAAATTGCTGAATTGAAGAACACTGGTAAGCTGAAACACATAGTTAAACCTTCTGATGTGGAATTGAGGAAACATGCTGCTACAGTTTTTGTTGTTTTGGAGGATTCTAGAGTTTTTAGAACAGTGTTGCCATCAATTGAAAGTGATGAAAATTTTTGGGGTTTATGGCAGGACTTGAAGGTTGATTCTATATGTGTGAATGCGTATTCGCCACCTCTTAAGACTCCGGAGATGCCTCTTCCTGTGTTGTTTAGAATTTGGATGTGTCTTCCATTTCATAAGCCTTTCGATTCGTTTGTAAATAGGTATCTTAAGCCGAAGAAGAAATCGAAGAAGGAATTGGAGTTGTGGAAAGCTAGGATGGAGTTGCAGAGGCAGAAGAAAGAGGAGGTGACGAGGAAGGCGAAGGAGATGGAGATGATAGAGAGGAATGCGAGGAATGAGAAGAGAAAGAAGgagagagaaaagagagagaaaaGGAAGAAAGAGTATAGGCAAAGAATGCTTGAAGTTAAGAACAGTTCGTTTATGAATGCCAATCTTTGGTATCGAATGGCAAAGGATAAAGCTGTGATTAATGCACTTGGAGTGgtttttttcctgattttttaTAGGACTGTGGTGTATAGCTATAAGAAACAGAAGAAAGATTATGAGGACAGGATTAAGATTCAGAAAGCTGATGCTGAGGAGAGGAAGAAGATGAAGGCGTTGGAAGCCGAATCGGGGTGGACTGAAGCTGGTGCTGATGATGATGAAGGTGAGCCAGGGGAAGTAGATGAGAATCCTTATTTGAAAATGACAAAGCAGTTTATGAAATCGGGGGCACGAGTTCGAAGAGCGCAGAATAGAAGGGTTCCTCAGTATCTTGAGAGAGGTGCCGATGTGAAGTTTACTGATGTTGCTGGTCTTGGTAAAATACGGCTTGAACTTGAGGAGATTGTGAAGTTCTTCACTCATGGAGATATGTACCGAAGGAGAGGATTGCAAATCCCAG GTGGCATACTTCTTTGTGGCCCTCCTGGAGTGGGAAAGACATTGCTGGCAAAAGCAGTAGCTGGTGAAGCAGGGGTTAATTTCTTCTCTATTTCTGCTTCACAATTTGTGGAAATATACGTTGGTGTTGGGGCTTCTCGTGTTCGATCACTTTACGAAGAAGCCAGGGACAAT GCTCCATCTGTTGTCTTCATTGATGAGCTGGATGCTGTTGGAAGGAAGCGTGGCTTGATTAAAGGTTCAGGTGGACAGGAACGTGATGCTACTCTTAATCAG CTCCTGGTGTGCTTAGATGGATTTGAAGGAAGGGGAGAGGTGATCACTATTGCATCCACAAACCGACCAGACATTCTGGATCCAGCACTTGTAAGACCTGGTCGGTTTGATCGGAAAATATTTATCCCGAAACCCGGTATTATTGGGCGCATTGAAATTCTAAAG GTCCACGCTCGTAAAAAGCCAATAGCTGAAGATGTAGACTATGAAATTGTTGGTAGTATGACTGATGGAATGGTTGGTGCAGAGCTAGCCAACATAGTTGAGGTTGCTGCTATCAATATGATGCGAGAATCAAGGACTGAG ATTACCACCGATGACTTATTACAAGCTGCTCAAATGGAAGAGAGAGGAATGCTAGATAGAAAAGAGAGAAGCAAAGAGAAATGGGAACAAGTAGCTATAAATGAATCTGCAATGGCTGTTGCGGCTATGAACATGCCTAATTTTGACGATATTCAATAT ATCACAATTGCACCTAGAGCTGGCAGGGAATTGGGTTATGTTCGAGCGATGCTGGATTCTTTCATGTTTAGCGACGCAATGCTCAC TCGACAATCCCTCATTGATCATATTACTGTTCAACTAGCACCACGTGCAGCTGATGAAATCTGGTTTGGGAAAGATCAG TTGAGTACGATATGGGCAGAAACTGCAGACAATGCTAGGTGTGCAGCAAGAATGTATTTGCTTGGCGGGCTTTCTGATAAATATCACGGAGTATCCAATTTCTGGGTTACAGACCGAATTAAT gaaattgatttagaagcaaCGAGGATTCTGAATTTGTGCTATGAACGTGCAAAAGAG ATCGTGCAGCAAAATAAAACTCTCATTGACGCTATGGTGAATGAACTTGTTGAGAAGAAAAACTTAACCAAAGAAGACATTGTTCATCTTGTACAGTTGCATGGCCATAAAAAACCAGTGCCTGTTAGTATACTTGACATAAGGAAAGCCAAACTTAGAGAATTGCAAGAAATGAGTAGTAAGGGAAGGGAACCATACAAATCATAG